A genome region from Pseudoalteromonas tetraodonis includes the following:
- the nadE gene encoding ammonia-dependent NAD(+) synthetase has protein sequence MRAEIMAEMKVQPSIDVNAEIKRRVDFIKARLKAAYSTSLVLGISGGVDSSTCGRLCQLAIDELNQEHPDTHYQFIAVRLPYGVQADESEAQMAVDFIKPSTRMTVNIKPATDALHEQTMATLAGTEQTLPSQDKIDFIKGNVKARQRMIAQYEIAGFCQGLVVGTDHSAENITGFYTKFGDGACDLAPLFGLSKRQVRALATTLGAPALLVEKAPTADLESDRPGLTDEEALGLSYEEIDDFLEGKAVSSHVEETLIAIYQRTQHKRQPIPTIYDAF, from the coding sequence ATGCGCGCCGAGATTATGGCTGAAATGAAAGTTCAGCCTTCGATTGATGTAAACGCTGAAATTAAACGCCGAGTGGATTTTATTAAAGCACGTTTAAAAGCGGCATATTCAACCTCACTTGTACTAGGGATCAGTGGTGGTGTAGATTCATCGACCTGTGGCCGTTTGTGTCAACTTGCTATTGATGAGCTAAACCAAGAACACCCTGACACTCATTATCAATTTATTGCTGTACGCCTACCTTATGGCGTTCAAGCTGATGAAAGTGAAGCGCAAATGGCGGTTGATTTCATTAAGCCGAGCACCCGCATGACGGTAAACATTAAACCCGCAACCGATGCACTGCATGAGCAGACAATGGCAACTCTCGCGGGTACCGAACAAACACTCCCTTCGCAAGATAAAATCGATTTTATTAAAGGTAATGTCAAAGCTCGCCAACGCATGATCGCGCAATATGAAATAGCCGGCTTTTGCCAAGGCTTAGTGGTCGGTACCGATCATAGTGCTGAAAATATTACTGGTTTTTACACTAAATTTGGTGATGGTGCATGCGATTTGGCTCCTTTATTTGGCCTATCAAAACGCCAAGTTCGTGCATTAGCAACCACATTGGGTGCGCCTGCGCTTTTAGTTGAGAAAGCACCAACAGCGGATTTAGAAAGTGATAGACCAGGACTAACAGACGAAGAAGCACTTGGCTTAAGTTATGAAGAAATTGATGACTTTTTAGAAGGTAAAGCAGTTTCAAGTCATGTAGAAGAAACGCT
- a CDS encoding YceH family protein, translating to MQLSMEQQRVIGCLLEKQSTTPEHYPLSLNALTNACNQKSNRAPVVNYTEEQVQTTVDELISLRLVTVNEGLSGRVNKYDHRFCNTEFSHLQFDQQQRAIICLLLLRGAQTPGELKTRSSRLADFARIDDVEKSLEQLIQSNHVKKMPRESGKRDCRYIHLFADQSSVNEASLEAQTHTDDIKNTELNDLLAEIDELKVQLKQIKAHLGL from the coding sequence TTGCAATTATCAATGGAGCAACAACGCGTTATTGGTTGTTTATTAGAAAAACAAAGCACAACACCTGAGCACTACCCTTTATCGTTAAATGCATTAACAAATGCCTGTAATCAAAAATCGAATCGCGCGCCAGTTGTTAATTATACAGAAGAGCAAGTTCAAACAACCGTTGATGAATTAATCAGTCTGCGATTAGTCACTGTAAATGAAGGGCTGTCTGGGCGAGTTAATAAATACGATCATCGTTTTTGTAATACTGAGTTTAGTCACCTGCAATTTGATCAACAGCAAAGGGCGATTATTTGTTTATTATTATTGCGAGGCGCACAAACACCTGGCGAATTAAAAACACGCAGTAGCCGCCTTGCCGACTTTGCTCGTATTGATGATGTTGAAAAGTCACTTGAACAACTAATTCAAAGCAATCATGTTAAAAAGATGCCGCGCGAATCAGGTAAACGGGATTGTCGATATATTCATTTATTTGCAGATCAATCATCTGTGAACGAGGCTTCACTTGAGGCACAAACACACACTGATGATATAAAAAACACTGAGCTAAATGACTTACTTGCAGAAATTGATGAGCTAAAAGTCCAGCTTAAACAAATAAAAGCTCACTTAGGGCTTTAA